In Rhinopithecus roxellana isolate Shanxi Qingling chromosome 4, ASM756505v1, whole genome shotgun sequence, a single genomic region encodes these proteins:
- the KCTD20 gene encoding BTB/POZ domain-containing protein KCTD20 isoform X2: MFGPGREYNFTRPNEKGEYEIAEGISATVFRTVLDYYKTGIINCPDGISIPDLRDTCDYLCINFDFNTIRCQDLSALLHELSNDGAHKQFDHYLEELILPIMVGCAKKGERECHIVVLTDEDSVDWDEDHPPPMGEEYSQILYSSKLYRFFKYIENRDVAKTVLKERGLKNIRIGIEGYPTCKEKIKRRPGGRSEVIYNYVQRPFIQMSWEKEEGKSRHVDFQCVRSKSLTNLVAAGDDVLEDHEILMHHPPQVDELDRLNAPLSQMASNDFQD, translated from the exons ATGTTTGGACCAGGAAGAGAGTACAACTTCACTCGGCCCAATGAGAAGGGAGAGTATGAGATTGCTGAAGGCATCAGTGCAACTGTATTTCGCACAGTGCTG GATTATTACAAAACCGGTATCATCAATTGTCCTGATGGCATCTCTATCCCAGATCTTAGAGATACATGTGATTATCTCtgcattaattttgatttcaACACTATCCGATGTCAAGATCTGA GTGCTTTACTCCATGAACTGTCCAATGACGGTGCTCATAAGCAGTTTGATCACTACCTCGAAGAGCTGATCTTGCCTATTATGGTGGGCTGTGCCAAGAAAGGAGAGCGAGAGTGCCACATTGTTGTGCTGACGGATGAGGATTCTGTGGACTGGGATGAAGACCACCCTCCACCAATGGGGGAGGAATATTCCCAAA ttctTTATAGCTCCAAGCTCTACAGATTCTTCAAATATATTGAGAATAGGGATgttgcaaaaacagtgttaaaggAACGGGGCCTGAAAAACATTCGCATTGGAattgaag GTTACCCTACctgtaaagaaaaaattaagagaagGCCTGGTGGCCGGTCTGAAGTCATCTATAATTACGTACAACGCCCCTTCATCCAGATGTCatgggaaaaggaagaagggaagagtcGCCATGTGGATTTCCAGTGTGTTCGAAGCAAATCCCTCACGAATCTGGTAGCTGCTGGAGATGATGTCTTGGAGGACCATGAAATATTAATGCATCACCCACCCCAAGTGGATGAACTTGACCGGCTAAATGCCCCactttctcagatggcttctaaCGACTTTCAGGATTAG
- the KCTD20 gene encoding BTB/POZ domain-containing protein KCTD20 isoform X1 gives MNVHRGSDSDRLLRQEASCLVDDTSAAAQEKEANSLASSGPHNLTYPLGPRNEDLSLDYASQPANLQFPHIMPLAEDIKGSCFQSGNKRNHEPFIAPERFGNSSVGFGSNSHSQAPEKVTLLVDGTRFVVNPQIFTAHPDTMLGRMFGPGREYNFTRPNEKGEYEIAEGISATVFRTVLDYYKTGIINCPDGISIPDLRDTCDYLCINFDFNTIRCQDLSALLHELSNDGAHKQFDHYLEELILPIMVGCAKKGERECHIVVLTDEDSVDWDEDHPPPMGEEYSQILYSSKLYRFFKYIENRDVAKTVLKERGLKNIRIGIEGYPTCKEKIKRRPGGRSEVIYNYVQRPFIQMSWEKEEGKSRHVDFQCVRSKSLTNLVAAGDDVLEDHEILMHHPPQVDELDRLNAPLSQMASNDFQD, from the exons ATGAATGTTCACCGTGGCAGTGACAGTGACAGGTTATTGCGGCAGGAGGCCAGCTGCTTAGTGGATGATACTTCAGCTGCAGctcaagaaaaagaagcaaatagcCTGGCTTCATCTGGTCCTCATAATCTTACTTATCCTCTAGGTCCCAGGAATGAAG ACCTCTCACTTGACTATGCCTCTCAGCCAGCAAATCTTCAGTTCCCTCACATAATGCCCCTTGCTGAAGACATCAAAGGTTCTTGCTTCCAAAGTGGGAATAAACGGAACCATGAACCTTTTATTGCTCCAGAAAGATTTGGAAACAGTAGTGTGGGCTTTGGCAGTAATTCCCATTCCCAAGCACCAGAGAAAGTGACGCTTCTTGTAGATGGCACACGTTTTGTTGTGAATCCACAGATTTTCACTGCTCATCCGGATACCATGCTGGGAAG GATGTTTGGACCAGGAAGAGAGTACAACTTCACTCGGCCCAATGAGAAGGGAGAGTATGAGATTGCTGAAGGCATCAGTGCAACTGTATTTCGCACAGTGCTG GATTATTACAAAACCGGTATCATCAATTGTCCTGATGGCATCTCTATCCCAGATCTTAGAGATACATGTGATTATCTCtgcattaattttgatttcaACACTATCCGATGTCAAGATCTGA GTGCTTTACTCCATGAACTGTCCAATGACGGTGCTCATAAGCAGTTTGATCACTACCTCGAAGAGCTGATCTTGCCTATTATGGTGGGCTGTGCCAAGAAAGGAGAGCGAGAGTGCCACATTGTTGTGCTGACGGATGAGGATTCTGTGGACTGGGATGAAGACCACCCTCCACCAATGGGGGAGGAATATTCCCAAA ttctTTATAGCTCCAAGCTCTACAGATTCTTCAAATATATTGAGAATAGGGATgttgcaaaaacagtgttaaaggAACGGGGCCTGAAAAACATTCGCATTGGAattgaag GTTACCCTACctgtaaagaaaaaattaagagaagGCCTGGTGGCCGGTCTGAAGTCATCTATAATTACGTACAACGCCCCTTCATCCAGATGTCatgggaaaaggaagaagggaagagtcGCCATGTGGATTTCCAGTGTGTTCGAAGCAAATCCCTCACGAATCTGGTAGCTGCTGGAGATGATGTCTTGGAGGACCATGAAATATTAATGCATCACCCACCCCAAGTGGATGAACTTGACCGGCTAAATGCCCCactttctcagatggcttctaaCGACTTTCAGGATTAG